The following DNA comes from Macrobrachium rosenbergii isolate ZJJX-2024 chromosome 37, ASM4041242v1, whole genome shotgun sequence.
TGGTATTTGGCAAACATAGTGTAAGCATTAAGTATTGCCATCTGCAATAAATAGAAAGTAAACTTGCTGGTCCACTTCATTCCCTTCCTGGCCATTGAGTAGTATTTCATCAGCTGGTCAAACAGGTCTGCCCCACCCATATACTGACAGTAGGTGCCAATAATCAAAGGTCTAGCCATTGTGACCGTTTCAAGACTTTAACCAGTAGCCCGCCTTACTCACCTCCTGTGCACAAACGCTTCCGTTTCTGCATTGCAAGCTGTAGTGATCATTGTCATGAGTCGAATGTCCTGCCAACAGATTACGAAGACGCTCCCCCTCCTATGGAAGTGCATTGAATTCCGAGGCACCCGTTGACGAGCCAAAGTCTTTAGAAAGTTAGGTGCTCCCTTCCATACAAGACGAAGTGTCCCTGAATAGAGAACACCATGAGAATACAACTCCTCAGCCTATTCaatagagttgtagtagttgtcCATGAAAACATGGTAACCTTTGTCCAAGAGAGGGCCCATTAGTGTGAACACAATGTCCTTCAAGGTTGAGGTACTTCCTCCATATGTCAGGAAGTCAATAACGTATCCGCTCTTAGCTTCACACAACATATAGAGTTTGATACCATACTTGGAAGGTTTCTGGGGGTTGTAGGTCTTGATAGACAGCCTACCCTTGTATGGCATCAAGCCCTCATCCAATGAGACATTGCGTTCTGGGGTGTAGGTGGCCCTAAATCATGCCTTCAGGTAATTGATGACAGGTCTCACAAGGAATAATCGGTCATTGTTACCTTGAGGGATAGCCTTTCTGTTTGCTGTATGAAAGTACCGGTTGATGGTATCAAACCGGTTCCTGGACATGATCCTAGCAAAACCTGGCATAGAAAAAATTTTGCCTGTCTGCCAGCACATTCGCCTCTCTGGTGCCGGAAAAATCCCCATGATAATGATGAGGCCCAGGAATATAGCCATCTCTTGCACAGTTACAGGCACCCAGGATCCTTTGTCCCCACGACACATCTCCTTACGCATGTAATATGCATACGCATTGGTTTCTGCAGCCAAGTATACCAACAGCTCTCTAGTAATAAAGAGCTGGAGAAATCCGAGAATTGTCGTAGGGGTAGGGACATTCAACCCTGGCATGCCTGTGAAAGGCAGAATCACTGGAGGCGTAGGATCCTGGGTCCACTCCCCATCAACATCATGGGGGTTGGTTGCCTGTCACGGCCGCTCATCCTCGAAGATCCAGACCACCTTcgttcctcagcctgtaaaaccaagctaaaggaactggatgttgtacacaacatggggttgagaatatgctcaggggcttttagaacttcgcctgttgaaagcatttatgtcgacacagatcatttaccccttgatctaagaaggcaagagctaggttgcgatacatggctagaatgaaaaagtgctcccaaaaatccctcctttcaagcactaaaggaaacagactctcgaagtttttctggtacaagagcttctaaaccattccaaattcgactgaatgaggatgttaggaataatcaccttaaatcccagaaagtcctggaagtagaatatcctgtaaatcctccatggcttatcccagaagcatcaatatgtaagaaactgtttaacaaaaaggactgcactgtagaagagattaggggaaaattcttagagcacgatgttacccatactaattttacaaaaatttatacagatggatctaagtcagatagtggtgttggttgcgctgttatccttggtgatacagcgtacacagctaaattacctgactctgcatcaatatttactgcccaattaacagccgtagtgtctgccctagatttagtttttcaaagtagtgactctaattttgtcatatactcagactctagaagcaccttagaagctattaaaaatttaatagctttcatccattaattgaaaaagttcaggagtggctttttcgtatatattgtcgacgtaaatcagtctctttctgttgggtcccttctcacgtgggattcgcgaaacgagatggcagacaggaagcgaaagctgctagtattttatcagaaacctcttttagaaaagtgcctcgtacagatctaaaaggtcccattagatcttatgttttaagtaaatggcaagaaaggtggacttctcccttcttgccaataataagaaatatagaaatattagggataatgtactaccgtggtcttcgtcattccagcttgacagacgaacagaggttattttaacgagattaaggattgggcacactcgtctaaccatcagtttattttagaaggaagcagccctccagagtgtgcttactgtgacgagacactaacagtggagcacattctggtggtctgccccaaatattttaaccaaagagagagatattttcagggtaaatcctgtctgatattttgggagatgaagcagatatttctgctatcatctcttttttaaagtgtattaaaatttttaacgatatttaattttatttaatttattacatcacgtagaattttaatgacattaatttttttatgtatatagcacatcattcattaaacttcatacccttatttattggtcacatcacttcattttatttattaatcatttccttcatgaattcataactttaacataatttattttctttccattacggcgctgaatggccttgttggccccagtgcctgggcttttgccctaaatatcatacatccatccatccatcctcctccttcgGGAACGTTCACCTCGGGCACGACGGGGACCACCTACATATATACCACCACCAGCACCCTCTGCCTGGACATCAGAATCACTGCTttcactaccactactactactcctcctaGCACTCCTACAGCCTCTTTGAACCCCTGAGGCATCACCAGAACCCAAGGCCTCATCACTCCCAGCATCTCTAGGGGCACCATAAAATCCCTCAAAGCCTCCCTCATCATCACTAACACCCCTCCCACTCCCAGCATCACTGCCTTCAAGAAATGCCTCAAAATCAAGTGAAGGCCTCCCAGGATCAGCAACACCTTCCTTTGCACCTCCAGGATATACAACAGACACAGCAGCACCCTCAAGATTTATCACTACAACACCATCATCACCAACACTCCctgcatcaccatctcctcccccaacactgctcccagcaactccaacaccccagcatcaccatctcctccccaacactgctcccagcaaCTCCAACACCCCCAGCATCACCGTCTCCTtccccaacactgctcccagcaactccaacaccccagcatcaccatctctcccccaacactgctcccagcaactccaacaccccggcatcaccatctcctccaacACTACTCTCAGCATCCCCAAcaccccagcatcaccatctcctccccccAACACTACTCACAGCATCTCCAACACCCCCAGCATCACCAtccccagcatcaccatctctcCTCCAGCAACTCCAACacccccagcatcaccatctcctccaacactactcccagcatccccaacacccagcatcaccatctcctcctccaacactacttACAGCATCTCCAACACCTCCAGCATCTCCCCCCAAAACATCAACACCAGCAGGCCCTCTCACAAACTtaccttttgtctttttcttggcATATATGCCCTTCTTACCCTTACCCTTGCCTTTACTCGCTATACTTACACCACCTGTTGCACCACCTCGAACAAGCATACCAACAGAAGCCCTAACAATACCAGCTTCACCAACAGAACCCCCAACAACAGAAATACAGCAGCATCAGAACCCCCAGCAACAGAAATCCCAGCAGCATCTCTCTCCAACTTATgtacttttttcttctctctcttacctctctcCCTGATGCTTACGCCACTTGTTCCCGGTAGTTCCCGGTACTTCACCAACACTAATAGCGGCCTCTCTCAACTCTTCTTTGTGTACCTGTAACACAATTTCTAATGCTACAACTCCTGGAGCCATTACCTCATCAACATCACTCCCCTCAATCATTTCATCAGCATCAGCATCAATCACTTCAGCATCGGAATCTTCTTCCTCCCACTCCAGACGAAGCAGTTCCATGGATTGCTTGGTTGGTGTGAGGTTAATCCTACGAGCCTTCCAAGAAAAGTCATAATCCATTAGCAGCCTCCTTATCTTGGCATCTTCtggagattcagagccctgcctaaaatctaATCGTCTCTTATGGGATGCACTAACGCGTTTTGCTCTactttttctgtaaaaacttcGCAAATGCATCTCGGAAAATTGTTCTCTCGTGACGTCACTATGTGAACAAACGCGTCGACAGGAGCTCGCACGTGTGGTCACTGAGAGCGAAGtgtgggtgggatcagctgatttcattgtgagaattttactatgcCTGGGATTTGAGCATGCGCAGTACATGAACTACTTGGCTGGCGTATTGATACCcaagttacacggtccaaggtgtGATCTAGCCTATGGAAATCGCTacttgtccgaaaataaaaaaaatttacccctaccacacgtacgaaaaatttcggtaaattttacatgaaattacgtCAGTCAGGTAAGGCGGGGGTAGGGTGATtttgcgtaatattacgtcaattggatATGAAAGTGTTAAGAGGTAAATTTAAAGAGGGAACTGCGGTTTTCTTTAACCTGTGATAACTTCTCTGGTAAAGTTGTGGTAGCAGCGGTTCATGTTGATGatttctttcgtaaattttctGTCCGGAAATGGACAGAACAAATCCTGGCATCCTTAACATTAATGCTATCACTTCTTTTACATGCATTAATCCATACTTTGGACACCTTGGGGTCTTTAGAGAATCTGTGAAAACAAATCCCTTCTGTCTGGAACTATTAGTGCACCCAGATATGGAACACACCCATAATCGTGAACTGCAACAATGCAACTAATGACTGTCAAAATCAAGGCAGAGTGACAAGTGTATTGCCCGGTCGATGTGCTCCTGTGACGTcacagagagagggaaattagTGATCAGATCCCTCGGTGAACACACcttatgttattccgtcttgtCTGAGCCTATCTCACTGCAGAGCTCACGAAATATATGGTGGTTCACAGCTCTTCTGCGTATGAAGTTCATGGCTTTCACAACAACTGCTATCACTCCTTTCAGCTCCAGAGGAAGGGTTTTGCTGCCAGTACTTGGCGATATGTAACACAATGCGTTCAAATTACTTCTGGACACTACTTCTGTACAAGAACCTTGATTGTAGATTGGGCTCCAATCATAACAGGAGCTCCGTCGGTATAAACTGCAAATAACATTTTCCTCTGTGAAAAGCAGTCAACCTCATCAACAATGCCTTTAGCAGTTGTGATAGCTTTCAGTTCTCGGCAGAAGAGAAAGTCCTCTTTAAGTGTGTTATTGACGAAATAACGCACATACACTATTAGTTGAGCACATAAAGCCACATCTTTTGTCTCATGCAAAACTAATGCAAAGTATGGAAATAGGCTAATCTTCATTTGTTCAACCCCCTGCAGTTTAATATCATTGCTTATGTCGCTAATCCTCCTCTGTATAGCATTATTTGACAAGGAGAGGATTTCCAGCCTCTTCTCTGCACAAAAGTGACGCTATTTCTTTTGCACAGGGCAGGATAAAGCATTTCTCCGATTGTgtgcagttttctctctcttgtgatgCGGAGTGCAACACTGTATGATGCTTCAGTTGCTGCAGTTGAGTGCTTTGAGCAACATCCAGTAGAATCAATTCTACTCATCTTCAGGAGAGCTTCCTTCCTTATGAAGAATGCTACATCCATGTCCTGGTGTGTAGGATGTAATTTTCTGAAGTGATCTTGAAGCTTAATTGGTTTTAAGCTCTCGTTTGTGAGAACCTTCTGGCAAATAACATGCTGCGGTTTTTGCGTACCTTCCCTATCAGTTATGTGTCTGAATCCCATAGATAGGAATGAATCATTGTATTTTTGGTTCGGCTTAGTGTTTTCCAGCTGCAAACAAAAAAACCTGCCACTGCTAGCAGGGCAATGGCCAGTTATGAATCGAACTGGAATTGATGTTAATATTCAGTGAATTGGAATTGAAAAAGTTGCTTATCAAAATTAATAGGAATTGATGGTAATGAATTGGCgctgaattaataaaatacattatcgCAGTTAAACAAGATGAGTCTTTTCCACAAGAGTATTATTACCTCCACCAACAAATATTTGAGaagcgaaaaaaaaactaaaaaagaaaaaagcaaattctTTGATGAGGCTTCTACAGAGACTGCTGCAAAGATAGTATGGTGGTAAGCCGTTGAAAGCAACCATACTGCAAAGATATGGTGGTAAACTGTTGAAACAACCACACAGCTGAGATTCAGCACTCACCAGCTCTAAATGGCAGTCTGCCAGTCAGGCAAAGTTGCCAACTCATGTTTTTGTTCAATTTCTAAATTTTaagatataataaattataaatcatataGTAGCCTTCCATTACCCACACAATTATCCAAATTACCCACTTGCTTGTGGGTA
Coding sequences within:
- the LOC136825209 gene encoding piggyBac transposable element-derived protein 4-like, giving the protein MPGLNVPTPTTILGFLQLFITRELLVYLAAETNAYAYYMRKEMCRGDKGSWVPVTVQEMAIFLGLIIIMGIFPAPERRMCWQTERNVSLDEGLMPYKGRLSIKTYNPQKPSKYGIKLYMLCEAKSGYVIDFLTYGGSTSTLKDIVFTLMGPLLDKGYHVFMDNYYNSIE